The Ornithorhynchus anatinus isolate Pmale09 chromosome 1, mOrnAna1.pri.v4, whole genome shotgun sequence genome includes a window with the following:
- the MUC20 gene encoding mucin-20 isoform X2: MGSFAGLALSLFWLFCEEALSTSSFRDVNQTSQLGLLNPSRMKTGKTGVPAISERARWSLSPTASSTFTTLKVQSGTTNATILAETLNSSPEATTRSSVSIPDSETWIATATDLVTGVTYETTMSTLTSWRNVTLSGAETTQTEPHAEDETSPPTSAITEKATPSRLSTKTTSPTEKETYPPFPGSLITVSKSKEPKTMALLTETSTSGDSGKGMDLTVPRVEISTTANRMAVTAMTTTKTTPRAGTSIAGSPSAEPGTTGVGSKTSNLDDSSEEISTGSLAETSTAQTSTITKRAADSEKATVTTTSLAKTSIVVSSSAEPGSAQVSGEGINTTGSLARTSTAASSVTVMRKTTTKTASQATTSVTDSSSTALRTMDVPSGISTSGDSSEGTIITASPTTTSTLDDASLLGTSLASQRPFSTLLPKISSSPTRQQTPTNEATSTAGAKLNTTGTRPGSQTPADLDRCLPGDDSGFLLLRLRVNSLLNLTDPVVGKWLLQQVLPHARPLRWCLSMALRTRRHVAVCKACVSM; this comes from the exons ATGTCAACCAGACAAGCCAGTTAGGTCTACTCAACCCCAGCAGAATGAAAACTGGGAAAACAGGTGTCCCAGCAATCTCTGAGAGAGCCCGCTGGTCTCTTTCGCCCACTGCATCTTCAACCTTCACCACTCTGAAAGTCCAGTCGGGCACAACCAACGCCACCATCTTGGCTGAAACATTGAACTCCAGTCCAGAAGCAACAACCAGGTCATCTGTGTCCATTCCAGATTCAGAGACCTGGATAGCAACTGCTACTGACCTAGTGACGGGGGTCACCTACGAGACCACTATGTCCACTCTGACCTCGTGGAGAAATGTCACCCTTTCGGGGGCAGAGACGacccaaactgagccccatgcTGAAGATGAAACTTCACCACCAACTTCTGCCATTACCGAGAAAGCTACCCCAAGTCGGCTGTCAACTAAAACCACTAGCCCCACAGAAAAAGAAACATATCCACCATTTCCTGGTTCCTTAATTACAGTCAGCAAGTCCAAGGAGCCAAAGACGATGGCTCTCCTCACTGAGACCTCAACTTCGGGTGACTCCGGGAAAGGTATGGACCTGACTGTGCCCCGGGTGGAGATTTCAACTACGGCTAACAGGATGGCGGTAACGGCGATGACAACCACCAAGACCACTCCCCGCGCCGGGACGTCAATCGCAGGCAGCCCCTCCGCAGAACCGGGGACCACAGGAGTCGGCTCCAAAACCTCAAATTTAGATGACTCCAGTGAAGAGATCTCAACTGGGTCCCTAGCCGAGACCTCAACTGCCCAAACCTCCACCATAACCAAAAGGGCCGCCGATTCGGAGAAGGCGACGGTCACGACCACTTCACTCGCCAAGACTTCGATTGTAGTCAGTAGCTCCGCGGAACCTGGGAGCGCACAGGTCTCCGGTGAAGGAATTAACACGACGGGGTCCCTTGCGAGGACTTCAACCGCAGCCAGTAGCGTGACGGTAATGCGGAAGACGACCACCAAGACCGCTTCCCAAGCCACGACTTCAGTGACGGACAGCTCCTCCACAGCATTGCGGACCATGGACGTACCCTCTGGAATCTCGACTTCGGGTGACTCCAGCGAAGGAACGATCATAACAGCATCCCCGACCACGACCTCAACCTTAGATGATGcatcgttgttgg GCACATCTCTGGCAAGTCAGAGACCCTTCTCGACTCTCCTGCCAAAGATCTCTAGCAGCCCCACAAGACAACAGACCCCAACTAATGAGGCCACCTCAACGGCGGGTGCTAAACTGAACACCACCGGCACCAGGCCAGGATCCCAGACCCCTGCCGATCTCGACAGATGCCTTCCAG GCGACGACAGCGGTTTTCTCCTCCTGAGGCTGCGGGTGAACTCCCTGCTGAACCTCACCGACCCCGTGGTTGGGAAGTGGCTTCTGCAGCAG GTGCTTCCCCATGCAAGGCCTCTGAGATGGTGTCTATCTATGGCTCTGCGTACTCGTCGTCATGTCGCCGTGTGTAAGGCCTGTGTGTCGATGTGA
- the MUC20 gene encoding mucin-20 isoform X1 has product MGSFAGLALSLFWLFCEEALSTSSFRDVNQTSQLGLLNPSRMKTGKTGVPAISERARWSLSPTASSTFTTLKVQSGTTNATILAETLNSSPEATTRSSVSIPDSETWIATATDLVTGVTYETTMSTLTSWRNVTLSGAETTQTEPHAEDETSPPTSAITEKATPSRLSTKTTSPTEKETYPPFPGSLITVSKSKEPKTMALLTETSTSGDSGKGMDLTVPRVEISTTANRMAVTAMTTTKTTPRAGTSIAGSPSAEPGTTGVGSKTSNLDDSSEEISTGSLAETSTAQTSTITKRAADSEKATVTTTSLAKTSIVVSSSAEPGSAQVSGEGINTTGSLARTSTAASSVTVMRKTTTKTASQATTSVTDSSSTALRTMDVPSGISTSGDSSEGTIITASPTTTSTLDDASLLGTSLASQRPFSTLLPKISSSPTRQQTPTNEATSTAGAKLNTTGTRPGSQTPADLDRCLPGDDSGFLLLRLRVNSLLNLTDPVVGKWLLQQIQSDLRSQAPCSQLSLLHSRAEKKQPHRRLSRLSRRRAVLRARDSGR; this is encoded by the exons ATGTCAACCAGACAAGCCAGTTAGGTCTACTCAACCCCAGCAGAATGAAAACTGGGAAAACAGGTGTCCCAGCAATCTCTGAGAGAGCCCGCTGGTCTCTTTCGCCCACTGCATCTTCAACCTTCACCACTCTGAAAGTCCAGTCGGGCACAACCAACGCCACCATCTTGGCTGAAACATTGAACTCCAGTCCAGAAGCAACAACCAGGTCATCTGTGTCCATTCCAGATTCAGAGACCTGGATAGCAACTGCTACTGACCTAGTGACGGGGGTCACCTACGAGACCACTATGTCCACTCTGACCTCGTGGAGAAATGTCACCCTTTCGGGGGCAGAGACGacccaaactgagccccatgcTGAAGATGAAACTTCACCACCAACTTCTGCCATTACCGAGAAAGCTACCCCAAGTCGGCTGTCAACTAAAACCACTAGCCCCACAGAAAAAGAAACATATCCACCATTTCCTGGTTCCTTAATTACAGTCAGCAAGTCCAAGGAGCCAAAGACGATGGCTCTCCTCACTGAGACCTCAACTTCGGGTGACTCCGGGAAAGGTATGGACCTGACTGTGCCCCGGGTGGAGATTTCAACTACGGCTAACAGGATGGCGGTAACGGCGATGACAACCACCAAGACCACTCCCCGCGCCGGGACGTCAATCGCAGGCAGCCCCTCCGCAGAACCGGGGACCACAGGAGTCGGCTCCAAAACCTCAAATTTAGATGACTCCAGTGAAGAGATCTCAACTGGGTCCCTAGCCGAGACCTCAACTGCCCAAACCTCCACCATAACCAAAAGGGCCGCCGATTCGGAGAAGGCGACGGTCACGACCACTTCACTCGCCAAGACTTCGATTGTAGTCAGTAGCTCCGCGGAACCTGGGAGCGCACAGGTCTCCGGTGAAGGAATTAACACGACGGGGTCCCTTGCGAGGACTTCAACCGCAGCCAGTAGCGTGACGGTAATGCGGAAGACGACCACCAAGACCGCTTCCCAAGCCACGACTTCAGTGACGGACAGCTCCTCCACAGCATTGCGGACCATGGACGTACCCTCTGGAATCTCGACTTCGGGTGACTCCAGCGAAGGAACGATCATAACAGCATCCCCGACCACGACCTCAACCTTAGATGATGcatcgttgttgg GCACATCTCTGGCAAGTCAGAGACCCTTCTCGACTCTCCTGCCAAAGATCTCTAGCAGCCCCACAAGACAACAGACCCCAACTAATGAGGCCACCTCAACGGCGGGTGCTAAACTGAACACCACCGGCACCAGGCCAGGATCCCAGACCCCTGCCGATCTCGACAGATGCCTTCCAG GCGACGACAGCGGTTTTCTCCTCCTGAGGCTGCGGGTGAACTCCCTGCTGAACCTCACCGACCCCGTGGTTGGGAAGTGGCTTCTGCAGCAG ATTCAGTCGGATCTACGGTCCCAGGCCCCCTGCAGCCAGCTCTCCCTGCTGCACAGCAGAGCTGAGAAGAAGCAGCCTCACCGGCGACTCTCTCGGCTCTCCCGAAGAAGAGCTGTGCTTCGGGCCCGGGATAGCGGGCGGTGA